From a region of the Roseivirga sp. 4D4 genome:
- a CDS encoding sigma-54-dependent transcriptional regulator, translating into MDKELGKILIIDDDEDVLIAAKLLLKKHAKEVIIEKNPKKIPFLMNNGTYDVILLDMNFSKDITSGKEGFYWLEQILDADPQAVVILITAFGDVEMAVKALKEGATDFVLKPWQNEKLIGTLSAAIKLKESYKEVDKLKSAKKQLEDDINKPFKDIIGDSPAMKNVFSIIDKVAGTDANVLILGENGTGKELVARAIHQRSLRKDNVFVGVDMGAITETLFESELFGHKKGAFTDAKEDRAGRFEVATGGSLFLDEIGNLSMPLQSKLLSVLQQRQVTRIGSNKPMDIDIRLICATNMPVYDMVAENTFRQDLLYRINTVELHLPPLRERQDDVNLLAEHFVKVYCDKYRKPQKKVASSTMKKLSKYPWPGNIRELQHAIERAIIMSDGNILMPDDFFFLVQKTDSQTETADNLNLDDVEKNVILKAVNKHSGNISKAAKELGLTRASLYRRLEKHGL; encoded by the coding sequence GTGGATAAAGAATTAGGCAAAATTTTAATTATAGATGATGATGAAGATGTGTTAATCGCTGCAAAGCTGCTGCTGAAAAAACATGCAAAAGAAGTAATCATCGAAAAAAACCCTAAGAAGATTCCTTTTCTAATGAACAATGGCACCTATGATGTCATTCTGCTCGATATGAATTTTAGCAAAGACATAACGAGTGGTAAGGAAGGCTTTTATTGGTTAGAGCAAATTCTTGATGCAGATCCACAGGCTGTCGTCATATTAATTACCGCATTTGGTGATGTTGAAATGGCCGTAAAAGCGCTTAAGGAGGGTGCCACTGACTTTGTACTAAAACCTTGGCAAAACGAAAAACTGATAGGTACACTATCGGCTGCCATTAAACTCAAAGAGTCCTACAAAGAAGTAGACAAGCTCAAAAGTGCCAAAAAACAATTAGAGGACGATATCAATAAGCCTTTCAAAGATATTATTGGGGATAGTCCTGCAATGAAGAATGTCTTCAGCATAATTGACAAAGTTGCCGGTACTGATGCTAACGTACTGATTCTAGGAGAGAATGGTACGGGTAAGGAATTGGTCGCCAGAGCAATCCACCAGCGTTCGTTGAGAAAAGACAATGTCTTTGTGGGCGTTGATATGGGTGCCATAACCGAAACCTTATTTGAAAGTGAACTTTTTGGCCATAAAAAAGGAGCATTTACGGATGCCAAGGAAGACAGAGCAGGTCGATTTGAAGTAGCAACAGGTGGTTCTCTCTTCTTAGATGAGATTGGCAATTTAAGTATGCCTCTTCAGTCCAAACTCCTCTCCGTTCTTCAACAAAGGCAAGTAACCAGGATTGGCTCCAATAAACCTATGGATATTGACATTCGCCTTATCTGCGCGACCAATATGCCAGTATATGACATGGTGGCCGAAAACACCTTCAGGCAAGATTTACTTTATAGAATCAATACCGTTGAACTGCACTTACCTCCTTTGAGAGAAAGGCAAGATGATGTTAATCTGCTCGCTGAACACTTTGTTAAGGTTTACTGCGACAAATACCGAAAACCTCAAAAGAAAGTGGCCTCTTCCACGATGAAGAAGCTCAGCAAGTACCCTTGGCCCGGAAACATCCGTGAGTTACAGCATGCAATAGAAAGAGCGATCATCATGAGTGATGGCAACATTCTCATGCCTGATGATTTCTTCTTCTTGGTGCAAAAAACTGACAGCCAGACTGAGACAGCAGATAACCTGAATCTCGATGATGTAGAGAAGAACGTAATCCTCAAAGCTGTAAATAAACATTCTGGTAACATATCTAAGGCAGCGAAGGAATTGGGACTTACCCGTGCATCACTATACAGACGTTTAGAAAAGCATGGGCTTTAA
- a CDS encoding sensor histidine kinase, producing the protein MLLAYVVFEVPNNVNSTFLIMLIAIQTYFLIRSIDKTNREIAGFLSSIKYDDFTTTYPTHGRGQSMNELYKEFNNVIKKFREIRADKEANYHYFRTIVQHVGIGLITFNKLGDIQIINSAAKKLIGIESLTNIFELSKVSAKLVESLVKLKTGGSALIELTNEGNRTQLSVYVIELVLRGEEFKLVSIQNIQSELEEKEMEAWQNLIRVLTHEIMNSVTPLSSLAATVEENLVDNIEDDVPIEKEELEDIYLAVQTIKRRSEGLIRFVSDFRNLTRIPEPKLQEIEVQKVLDHISLLLKHEIAAKNIDFRLNIQPQGLMFNIDKELIDQVLINLLQNAIHALDENSGEKMIIVNAFLNEYGRPTLTIRDNGVGIDEEALGKIFIPFFTTKKQGSGIGLSLSKQIMRKHGGAITVKSVMNEGTEFTLRF; encoded by the coding sequence ATGCTTTTAGCATATGTGGTATTTGAAGTGCCCAATAATGTCAACAGTACATTCTTGATCATGCTGATCGCCATCCAGACCTACTTTCTTATTCGGTCTATCGACAAAACAAACCGTGAGATTGCAGGCTTTTTGAGCTCTATTAAATACGATGATTTCACAACCACCTACCCTACTCATGGGCGCGGACAATCAATGAATGAACTTTACAAAGAGTTCAACAACGTGATTAAAAAATTCAGGGAAATTCGTGCCGATAAAGAAGCAAACTATCATTACTTCCGAACCATTGTACAGCACGTTGGCATTGGCTTAATCACATTTAATAAGTTAGGCGATATACAGATCATTAACAGTGCCGCTAAAAAACTCATTGGTATAGAATCACTCACAAATATTTTCGAGCTCAGCAAGGTAAGCGCCAAGCTCGTAGAATCTCTAGTAAAGCTTAAGACCGGAGGAAGCGCTTTGATTGAATTGACAAATGAAGGCAATAGAACTCAACTTTCGGTATACGTGATTGAGTTGGTTTTAAGAGGTGAAGAGTTTAAGCTAGTCTCCATACAGAATATCCAAAGCGAACTGGAAGAGAAAGAAATGGAGGCTTGGCAAAACCTAATCCGTGTACTGACACATGAGATTATGAATTCAGTTACGCCACTATCCTCATTAGCCGCCACGGTCGAAGAAAACTTAGTCGACAATATTGAAGACGATGTCCCAATTGAAAAAGAAGAGTTAGAAGACATCTATCTAGCAGTACAGACCATCAAACGTAGAAGCGAAGGTTTGATTCGTTTTGTATCTGATTTCAGAAACCTTACAAGAATTCCTGAGCCAAAACTTCAAGAAATAGAAGTTCAAAAAGTACTGGATCATATTAGTCTTCTTCTGAAACATGAAATAGCCGCTAAGAACATTGACTTTAGATTGAATATCCAACCTCAGGGCTTAATGTTCAATATTGATAAGGAGTTGATTGATCAAGTGTTGATCAACCTGCTACAAAACGCCATTCATGCCCTTGATGAGAATAGTGGTGAGAAAATGATCATAGTTAATGCCTTTCTAAATGAATATGGAAGACCCACCTTGACAATCAGAGATAATGGTGTAGGTATTGACGAAGAAGCATTGGGTAAGATTTTCATACCCTTCTTTACAACCAAAAAGCAAGGATCGGGTATTGGACTCAGTTTGTCCAAGCAGATTATGAGAAAACATGGTGGTGCCATTACTGTTAAATCAGTCATGAACGAAGGCACAGAATTTACGTTGAGGTTTTAA
- a CDS encoding acyl carrier protein, translating into MSNTLEKVIQILVEKIGIAPTEATTDANFIKDLGIDSLDYAEIVMEFEQTFNIRIPDSDAERLQTVGQAVEYIEEKVSEKS; encoded by the coding sequence ATGAGCAATACGCTAGAAAAAGTAATTCAAATACTTGTTGAGAAAATAGGCATAGCTCCAACCGAGGCAACTACCGATGCCAATTTCATAAAAGACCTGGGAATTGACTCCCTTGACTATGCCGAAATCGTAATGGAGTTTGAGCAGACCTTTAATATTCGCATACCAGATAGCGATGCAGAAAGACTTCAAACAGTAGGTCAAGCTGTAGAATACATCGAGGAAAAGGTCTCTGAAAAGTCTTAA